One segment of Sesamum indicum cultivar Zhongzhi No. 13 linkage group LG4, S_indicum_v1.0, whole genome shotgun sequence DNA contains the following:
- the LOC105160875 gene encoding cyclin-H1-1, giving the protein MADFTTSTHRANWIFTPQDLKEKYKDANKRAKQALEKYGATRMEVDIDGSFSYAEPQNDAKDNADKHSRPKALKIEEEQLLRAFYEFKIQDVCDAFKFPRKIQATALIYFKRFYLEWSVMEHHPKNIMLTCIYAACKAEENHVSAEELGKGIEQDHQMILNNEMLVLQSLGFDLIVYAPYRALEGFVSDLEESYDAKLGQSETIKSLHESAKAEVDKIMRTDAPLLYPPGQLALAALRRACEVHKLIDFERYLQNMFSRQHPAHATSELNLALNVIDMLINKLETPTSKDVKHIDRKLKSCLDPSSHDKSKKRKHRSKESSTEMQDML; this is encoded by the exons ATGGCGGATTTTACGACTTCGACCCACAGAGCAAATTGGATATTCACTCCTCAAGATCTT AAGGAAAAGTACAAGGATGCTAATAAACGAGCTAAACAAGCACTTGAGAAG TATGGAGCAACGCGGATGGAAGTAGATATTGATGGATCGTTCTCTTATGCTGAACCCCAAAATGATGCGAAAGATAATG CTGACAAGCATTCACGCCCTAAAGCACTCAAGATAGAAGAAGAACAACTTTTGCGGGCTTTTTACGAGTTCAAAATTCAAGACGTTTGTGATGCCTTCAAGTTTCCACGTAAAATTCAA GCAACtgctcttatttattttaaaaggttTTACTTGGAATGGTCAGTGATGGAGCATCACCCAAAGAATATCAT GTTAACATGCATATATGCTGCCTGTAAGGCAGAGGAGAACCATGTATCGGCAGAGGAGCTTGGGAAAGGGATTGAACAGGATCATCAGATGATCCTTAATAATGAAATGCTTGTTCTGCAG AGTTTAGGATTCGACCTTATTGTTTATGCACCATATCGGGCACTTGAGGGCTTTGTCAGTGATTTGGAG GAGTCCTATGATGCAAAACTGGGGCAATCTGAGACGATAAAG AGTTTGCATGAATCCGCAAAAGCAGaagttgataaaattatgcGTACGGATGCTCCTCTGCTATACCCACCAGGGCAG CTGGCATTGGCAGCTTTACGTAGGGCTTGCGAGGTTCATAAACTTATTGACTTCGAAAG ATACCTTCAAAACATGTTCTCTCGGCAGCATCCTGCTCATGCAACTTCAGAGCTCAACCTTGCACTGAATGTCATTGATATGCTG ATAAATAAGCTCGAGACCCCTACCTCCAAAGATGTAAAGCACATTGACAGGAAACTTAAGTCCTGTTTGGATCCAAGTTCACATGACAA GAGTAAGAAACGAAAGCACAGATCTAAGGAGAGTTCAACTGAAATGCAAGACATGCTATGA
- the LOC105160873 gene encoding probable protein phosphatase 2C 25, with product MHCAVAAVSSSPIFTPSPRKLSPIFCKPATSPPPATLSSPSSYAIKNIRGSFNGGEEEDVGSPKAPAMLKRKRPGRISIPVASLGFEDIKTTTDLDRSSDVELEGEGYSVCCKRGKRGGLMEDRYAAVLGLQGDSKQAFFGVFDGHGGAGAAEFAAQNLQKNVMNELSKRREEVEEAVKEGYLITDGEFLKEEIRGGTCCVTAMIHKGDLVVSNAGDCRAVMSRGGVAEPLTVDHRPSLDDERERIESLGGYVDCCRGVWRVHGSLAVSRAIGDRHLKEWVIAEPATKVFKIEPECEFLILASDGLWDNVSNQEAVDVVRSSCIGVDKPEAFYACKKLVDLSLTRGSLDDISVMVIQLTQFIQ from the exons ATGCATTGTGCTGTAGCAGCAGTGTCAAGCTCTCCAATATTCACGCCGTCACCGAGAAAGTTGTCTCCGATTTTCTGCAAGCCGGCGACATCTCCTCCGCCGGCGACGCTGTCGTCTCCGTCGTCGTATGCGATCAAGAACATACGAGGTTCGTTTAATGGAGGGGAAGAGGAGGACGTAGGGTCGCCGAAGGCGCCGGCGATGTTGAAGAGGAAAAGACCGGGGAGGATTAGTATACCGGTGGCGAGTTTAGGGTTTGAGGATATTAAAACGACGACCGATTTGGATAGGTCGAGTGATGTGGAGTTGGAAGGAGAGGGTTATTCGGTGTGCTGTAAGAGAGGGAAAAGGGGAGGTTTGATGGAGGATCGCTACGCTGCCGTCTTGGGTCTTCAAGGGGATTCTAAAcag GCTTTCTTTGGTGTATTTGATGGTCATGGAGGAGCTGGAGCTGCAGAATTTGCAGCACAGAATTTGCAGAAGAATGTTATGAATGAACTGTCAAAAAGACGTGAAGAGGTTGAAGAGGCGGTGAAGGAGGGGTACCTCATTACAGATGGTGAGTTTTTGAAGGAAGAAATCCGTGGTGGTACCTGCTGTGTGACAGCAATGATTCACAAAGGAGACCTAGTGGTCTCCAATGCCGGGGATTGTCGTGCTGTTATGAGTCGAGGAGGAGTTGCTGAGCCCCTCACAGTTGATCATAGGCCTTCACTGGATGATGAAAGAGAGAGGATTGAGAGTCTG GGCGGCTATGTGGACTGTTGCCGTGGTGTTTGGAGAGTGCATGGGTCCCTTGCCGTATCAAGAGCAATTGGAGATCGCCATCTTAAAGAATGGGTGATAGCTGAACCGGCAACAAAAGTGTTCAAGATTGAACCAGAGTGCGAGTTCTTAATCCTGGCTTCAGATGGCCTATGGGACAAT GTTAGCAATCAGGAAGCAGTAGATGTCGTCCGATCGTCATGCATCGGTGTGGACAAGCCAGAAGCATTCTATGCTTGCAAGAAACTTGTTGATTTGTCACTAACAAGAGGATCTCTTGATGACATAAGTGTTATGGTTATTCAATTAACTCAATTCATCCAGTAA